A portion of the Streptomyces sp. YPW6 genome contains these proteins:
- the holA gene encoding DNA polymerase III subunit delta has protein sequence MATRKNSTDDPLAPVTLAVGQEDLLLDRAVQQVVAAARAADADTDVRDLTSDQLQPGTLAELTSPSLFAERKVVIVRSAQDLSADTVKDVKAYLGAPVEEITLVLLHAGGAKGKGLLDAARKAGAREVACPKTTKPAERLSFVRSEFRTHGRSATPEACQALVDSIGSDLRELASAVSQLIADVEGTIDEAVVGRYYTGRAEASSFTVADRAVEGRAAEALEALRWSLSTGVPPVLITSALAQGVRAIGKLSSARGGRPADLARELGMPPWKIDRVRQQMRGWTPDGVAVALRAVAAADAGVKGGGDDPEYALEKAVVVVARAARAGR, from the coding sequence ATGGCCACCAGGAAGAACTCCACCGACGATCCGCTCGCCCCCGTCACCCTCGCCGTGGGCCAGGAGGACCTCCTCCTAGACCGTGCGGTGCAGCAGGTGGTGGCGGCAGCGCGTGCTGCCGACGCCGACACGGACGTACGTGATCTGACGTCCGACCAGTTGCAGCCCGGCACGCTCGCCGAGCTCACCAGCCCCTCGCTCTTCGCCGAGCGCAAGGTCGTGATCGTGCGCAGCGCGCAGGACCTCTCGGCCGACACGGTCAAGGACGTCAAGGCGTATCTCGGTGCGCCGGTCGAGGAGATCACGCTCGTCCTGCTGCACGCGGGTGGGGCCAAGGGCAAGGGGCTGCTGGACGCGGCGCGCAAGGCCGGTGCGCGGGAGGTCGCCTGCCCGAAGACGACCAAGCCGGCCGAGCGGCTCTCGTTCGTCCGGTCGGAGTTCCGGACCCACGGGCGGTCCGCGACCCCGGAGGCGTGCCAGGCGCTGGTCGACTCCATCGGCAGCGATCTGCGGGAGCTGGCCAGTGCGGTGTCCCAGCTGATCGCGGACGTCGAGGGCACGATCGACGAGGCGGTCGTCGGGCGGTATTACACCGGGCGGGCCGAGGCGTCGTCGTTCACCGTCGCCGACCGGGCGGTCGAGGGGCGGGCGGCGGAGGCGCTGGAGGCGCTGCGCTGGTCGTTGTCGACCGGGGTCCCGCCCGTCCTGATCACCAGCGCGCTGGCGCAGGGGGTGCGGGCGATCGGGAAGCTGTCCTCTGCCCGGGGCGGCCGGCCGGCGGATCTGGCCCGGGAGCTGGGGATGCCGCCGTGGAAGATCGACCGGGTGCGGCAGCAGATGCGGGGGTGGACACCGGACGGGGTCGCGGTGGCCCTGCGGGCCGTGGCCGCCGCGGACGCGGGAGTGAAGGGCGGGGGTGACGACCCCGAGTACGCCCTGGAGAAGGCCGTCGTCGTCGTCGCTCGCGCCGCGCGAGCGGGGCGGTAG
- a CDS encoding AAA family ATPase, producing MAHLRVENFRVFGAAAQSEGETDASLDLSFTAGTNVLVGENDSGKTAIIDAIRLCLQTAATDYYRVSQDDFHLGKDGRAETFTIVCAFTALSTEEQAVFLELLTHDRGGAAWLCVTFKAQRMDPVRNRVSVTTRTGPDGNGPALDGAARELLRATYLRPLRDAEAELRSGRGSRLSQILAGYPAMKEQGIDDYDSEGDDPPSTLVGILRRAEHDIRCNDAVSDVSQDINSAYLQRFAIGDDVLRAKISVATDATLARALERLELNLFAESDEWTRRGLGYNNALFMAAELLLLGKSELAPLLLIEEPEAHLHPQLQTRIMDLLREKAQEPQESDRAPVQVILTTHSPNLASSTSVECLTLVVGGRTFPLRRGITHLTGEDYAFLTRFLDVTKANMFFARGLAMVEGDAEAIFLPALASALGMPFNEHGVSVVNVGHVGLFRYSRVFQRSGEQIPVPIACVRDRDLVPAGTSAEMRGGLKCWDEMTEPEIAAHVADLASDDGGPVKTFVSNWWTLEYDLAVTSWTMARLMHRAVKLASVAERSWPDAAKTNQVIARADKDVDEWEGQDLTLEQAALKIYRPLKLDRASKSITAQFAAQLLASTSLTESDVPPYLVDAFKHLCGEVAP from the coding sequence TTGGCGCATCTTCGGGTCGAGAACTTCCGGGTCTTCGGAGCTGCGGCCCAGAGCGAGGGCGAGACGGACGCGTCGCTGGACCTGTCGTTCACGGCCGGGACGAACGTGCTCGTCGGCGAGAACGACAGCGGGAAGACGGCGATCATCGACGCGATCCGACTGTGCCTGCAGACCGCGGCGACGGACTACTACCGGGTCTCCCAGGACGACTTCCACCTCGGGAAGGACGGGCGGGCGGAGACTTTCACCATTGTGTGCGCGTTCACCGCCCTGTCGACCGAGGAGCAGGCGGTCTTCCTGGAACTACTCACCCACGACCGCGGCGGCGCTGCCTGGCTCTGCGTGACGTTCAAGGCCCAGCGGATGGACCCGGTCCGGAACCGGGTCTCGGTCACCACTCGGACCGGACCGGACGGCAACGGCCCCGCCCTGGACGGCGCCGCACGCGAACTCCTGCGCGCCACCTACCTGCGCCCCCTTCGCGACGCGGAGGCGGAACTGCGCTCGGGCCGCGGATCACGGCTGTCTCAGATCCTCGCCGGCTACCCGGCGATGAAGGAGCAGGGTATCGATGACTACGACTCCGAAGGCGATGATCCTCCGTCCACTCTGGTGGGGATCCTGCGCCGCGCCGAGCACGACATCCGATGCAATGATGCCGTCTCTGATGTGAGCCAGGACATCAACTCGGCTTACCTGCAGCGGTTCGCCATTGGCGACGACGTCCTGCGCGCCAAAATCAGCGTCGCCACTGACGCGACGCTGGCCCGCGCGTTGGAACGGCTCGAACTGAATCTCTTCGCTGAGTCCGACGAGTGGACGCGCCGCGGACTCGGCTACAACAACGCTCTGTTCATGGCCGCCGAGCTCCTTCTGCTGGGCAAGAGCGAACTGGCACCTTTGCTGCTGATCGAGGAGCCCGAAGCGCACCTCCACCCCCAGCTCCAGACCCGGATCATGGATCTGCTCCGCGAGAAGGCTCAGGAGCCGCAGGAAAGTGACCGAGCCCCGGTCCAGGTCATCCTCACCACACATAGCCCCAACCTCGCCTCATCGACATCCGTCGAATGTCTGACCCTCGTCGTCGGGGGCCGCACCTTTCCGCTGCGGCGCGGTATCACGCACCTGACCGGCGAGGACTACGCGTTCCTGACCCGGTTCCTGGACGTCACCAAGGCCAACATGTTCTTCGCCCGGGGCCTGGCGATGGTTGAGGGCGACGCCGAGGCTATCTTCCTGCCCGCTCTCGCCTCCGCCCTGGGCATGCCCTTCAACGAGCACGGCGTCAGCGTGGTCAACGTCGGCCACGTCGGTCTGTTCCGGTACAGCCGCGTCTTCCAGCGCTCCGGCGAGCAGATCCCCGTCCCCATCGCCTGCGTCCGCGACCGCGATCTCGTCCCCGCCGGCACCTCGGCGGAGATGCGCGGCGGCCTGAAGTGCTGGGACGAGATGACGGAGCCGGAGATCGCCGCGCACGTCGCGGACCTCGCCAGCGACGACGGCGGGCCGGTGAAGACCTTCGTGTCGAACTGGTGGACGCTGGAGTACGACCTCGCCGTCACCTCATGGACCATGGCCAGGCTGATGCACCGCGCGGTGAAGCTCGCATCCGTTGCAGAACGGTCCTGGCCGGACGCCGCCAAGACCAATCAGGTCATCGCGCGGGCCGACAAGGATGTCGACGAGTGGGAAGGCCAGGACCTCACTTTGGAACAGGCTGCCCTGAAGATCTACAGACCGCTTAAGCTCGACAGAGCCAGCAAGTCGATTACCGCGCAGTTCGCCGCGCAGCTCCTCGCCTCCACCTCGCTAACGGAGAGTGACGTCCCGCCTTATCTGGTCGATGCCTTCAAGCACCTGTGCGGCGAGGTGGCCCCGTGA
- a CDS encoding YceI family protein, producing MFGRWLGIRGQAGGRGGALAGIQVPRTAGVLSCRVLDPVNEPVQQAGFVVTDSVGRKVAAGETDPFGGLLATVPAGDYRLAVKAEGFTPFHGAATVTEGAHATLGDVTLQVARPPQLPEPGDWDIEPNHSQIGFTARHIGLARVHSRFNTFAGAVRIADRMEDSAMHVVIDAASIDTHAQMRDDHLRSSDFLDVGRCPTLEFYSERFVHRGGNRWGVTGALTLHGVSRTVTLDTRYLGLGNGLEGETRAACRATTELHREDFTLTWQTMLARGIAVVGPSISIDLDIQIVPRG from the coding sequence ATGTTCGGCCGTTGGCTGGGAATCAGAGGCCAGGCGGGTGGGCGCGGTGGGGCCCTCGCCGGAATCCAGGTGCCCCGTACCGCGGGAGTCCTCAGCTGCCGGGTGCTGGATCCGGTCAACGAGCCGGTTCAGCAGGCCGGCTTCGTGGTGACCGACAGCGTCGGCCGCAAGGTGGCCGCCGGTGAGACGGACCCCTTCGGCGGTCTTCTCGCCACGGTTCCGGCCGGTGACTACCGGCTTGCGGTCAAGGCCGAGGGGTTCACCCCGTTCCACGGGGCGGCCACGGTGACCGAGGGGGCGCACGCCACCCTGGGCGATGTGACCCTCCAGGTGGCGCGGCCCCCGCAGCTGCCCGAACCCGGCGACTGGGACATCGAGCCGAACCACTCGCAGATCGGCTTCACCGCCCGGCACATCGGGCTGGCCCGCGTTCACAGCAGGTTCAACACCTTCGCCGGGGCGGTCCGGATCGCCGACCGCATGGAGGACTCCGCCATGCATGTGGTCATCGACGCGGCGTCGATCGACACCCATGCGCAGATGCGTGACGACCACCTGCGTTCCAGCGACTTCCTCGACGTCGGCCGCTGTCCGACGCTGGAGTTCTACAGTGAACGCTTCGTCCACCGGGGCGGCAACCGCTGGGGTGTCACCGGTGCGCTGACCCTGCACGGTGTCAGCCGTACCGTGACGCTGGACACCCGCTATCTCGGTCTCGGCAACGGTCTGGAGGGCGAGACGCGCGCCGCCTGCCGGGCCACCACCGAGCTGCACCGCGAGGACTTCACCCTCACCTGGCAGACCATGCTGGCGCGCGGGATCGCGGTCGTGGGGCCCAGCATCAGCATCGATCTGGACATCCAGATCGTTCCCCGGGGCTGA
- the rpsT gene encoding 30S ribosomal protein S20, whose translation MANIKSQIKRNKTNEKARLRNKAVKSSLKTAIRKAREAVVAGDVEKATSAARDASRQLDKAVSKGVIHKNAAANKKSALASKVASLQA comes from the coding sequence GTGGCGAACATCAAGTCCCAGATCAAGCGGAACAAGACCAACGAGAAGGCGCGCCTGCGCAACAAGGCCGTCAAGTCGTCGCTCAAGACCGCGATCCGCAAGGCCCGCGAGGCCGTCGTCGCCGGTGACGTCGAGAAGGCCACCTCGGCCGCTCGCGACGCTTCCCGTCAGCTCGACAAGGCCGTCTCGAAGGGTGTCATCCACAAGAACGCCGCCGCCAACAAGAAGTCGGCGCTGGCGTCCAAGGTTGCCTCCCTGCAGGCCTGA
- a CDS encoding UvrD-helicase domain-containing protein, whose translation MTRSYLPDAFATHKVEAMVKLLELDPLDAEQWDFLQSETTQDLQAAPGSGKTTLIGLKLALMADAWTSATCGVCVLSHTNTAKNEIADRVASLATGRSLLRYPHFIGTIQSFVHTFFSLPAVRAKGVEVRSVDDAAFETAAIRLLQHPNYSTLRSYVERQRDGTGIVTGATLTYKEGELVVTGATREPPFRAETNSGKQLSSLKWTLARRGVFRYQDMYAIAQQYLAEHPGIVPAVSSRFPFVLLDEMQDTSATQHELLDLVFASSPTVVQRVGDTNQGIYSDAGAVSGPASFPLAGAAELPVSRRFGPQIAAVASRLAVRRPQQVHGAGPEGQVAVLLFDEATATDVVPTFERMAAATVPEDVLLRRPPRVLGARQGRGGSSAYPQSISCYVPDYTPPGRPTAHRALIDAVRAAGTQWTSGADSHEAATELWNALRASFAPLTGEGLPALGRLERSAATPGGRVRILLRELLVHGAAFDEAGWGMVTEHLTVQMKLLADRPLKAVGLEFTPAAEAAAAAGGVPRSSAAVSAVRAVPGTIQSAKGETHAATLILECLEKNGKKFDVTEALRMVAEGSDPQRELKSVQAAVQLIFVGATRPTHLLVLAAHRDRGKRYAEAMIDMGWDLRDLTEH comes from the coding sequence GTGACCCGCAGCTACCTGCCCGATGCCTTCGCCACGCACAAAGTGGAGGCCATGGTGAAGCTTCTCGAACTCGACCCGCTCGACGCCGAGCAGTGGGACTTCCTGCAGAGCGAAACCACACAGGACCTCCAGGCCGCCCCGGGGTCGGGCAAGACCACCTTGATCGGGCTCAAGCTCGCACTCATGGCCGATGCATGGACCTCCGCGACGTGCGGGGTGTGCGTGCTGTCCCACACCAACACGGCCAAGAACGAGATCGCCGACCGGGTGGCCTCCCTCGCCACGGGGCGGAGCCTGCTGCGCTACCCGCACTTCATCGGCACCATCCAGTCCTTCGTGCACACCTTCTTCTCGCTGCCGGCCGTGCGGGCCAAGGGCGTCGAGGTCCGGTCCGTCGACGACGCGGCCTTCGAGACCGCAGCAATCAGGCTCCTGCAGCACCCCAACTACTCCACCTTGCGCAGCTACGTGGAACGCCAGCGCGACGGCACCGGCATCGTCACCGGGGCGACGCTCACCTACAAGGAAGGCGAACTCGTGGTCACCGGCGCGACCAGGGAACCCCCCTTCCGCGCTGAGACAAACAGTGGCAAGCAGTTGTCCAGCCTCAAGTGGACTCTGGCCCGCCGCGGTGTCTTCCGCTACCAGGACATGTACGCCATCGCCCAGCAGTACCTCGCCGAGCACCCCGGCATCGTCCCGGCCGTCTCCTCGCGCTTCCCGTTCGTTCTCCTCGACGAGATGCAGGACACCAGCGCCACCCAGCACGAACTGCTGGACCTCGTCTTCGCCTCCTCGCCCACCGTGGTGCAGCGGGTAGGCGACACCAACCAGGGCATCTACAGTGATGCCGGAGCCGTGAGCGGACCTGCCTCGTTCCCGCTGGCTGGCGCCGCGGAGCTGCCAGTCAGCCGCCGCTTCGGGCCGCAGATCGCGGCAGTGGCCAGCCGCCTGGCGGTCCGGCGCCCTCAGCAAGTCCACGGAGCCGGTCCCGAGGGCCAGGTGGCGGTATTGCTGTTCGACGAGGCCACAGCGACCGACGTCGTGCCGACCTTCGAACGCATGGCCGCCGCGACCGTACCCGAAGACGTCCTCCTCAGGCGTCCGCCGCGTGTACTGGGCGCGCGGCAAGGCCGGGGAGGCTCCTCGGCCTACCCACAGTCGATCTCCTGCTATGTGCCCGACTACACCCCGCCCGGCCGGCCGACGGCCCACCGCGCTCTGATCGACGCGGTCCGCGCGGCAGGGACCCAGTGGACGTCCGGCGCGGACAGCCACGAAGCGGCCACTGAGTTGTGGAACGCCCTGCGTGCGTCCTTCGCGCCCCTGACCGGCGAAGGGCTACCGGCGCTGGGCCGCCTTGAGAGGTCTGCGGCGACCCCCGGCGGCAGGGTGCGGATCCTGCTGCGCGAACTCCTCGTCCACGGAGCCGCGTTCGACGAGGCGGGCTGGGGCATGGTCACCGAGCATCTGACCGTCCAGATGAAGCTGCTCGCCGACCGGCCGCTGAAGGCCGTCGGCCTGGAGTTCACCCCCGCGGCCGAGGCGGCCGCAGCAGCGGGCGGCGTCCCGAGGAGCTCCGCCGCAGTGTCGGCGGTGCGGGCCGTACCCGGGACCATTCAGAGTGCGAAGGGCGAGACTCATGCGGCGACGCTGATCCTGGAGTGCCTCGAGAAGAACGGCAAGAAGTTTGACGTGACCGAGGCGCTCCGCATGGTCGCGGAGGGGAGCGACCCCCAGCGGGAGCTGAAGAGTGTCCAGGCCGCTGTCCAACTCATCTTCGTCGGAGCGACGCGCCCCACCCACCTGCTGGTGCTCGCGGCCCACCGCGACCGCGGCAAGCGGTACGCAGAAGCGATGATCGACATGGGCTGGGACCTCCGAGACCTCACCGAGCACTGA
- a CDS encoding long-chain fatty acid--CoA ligase: MSDTQTLIDNRPPSVASLFIDRVAATPDGEAYRYPVPSASGEGPDDWKSLSWGQAAERVYAIAAGLIALGVQPEERVALSSATRVEWVLIDLGVMCAGAATTTIYPSTNAEESAFILADSESRILIAEDAEQLAKARERRAELPDLAHVVVIDPAGAEPAEDDPEGWIVTLADLEARGGELLAKTPDAVTERVAAITADQLATLIYTSGTTGRPKGVRLPHDNWSYMAKATVSTGLINADDVQYLWLPLAHVFGKVLTSGQIEVGHVTAIDGRIDKIIENLPVVQPTYMAAVPRIFEKVYNGVASKARAGGGAKYKIFQWAAGVAREYAKVSQDTFRRTGKASVPFALGAKHKVADALVFSKIREAFGGRLRACVSGSAALAPDIGYFFAGAGVHILEGYGLTESSAASFVNPGEAYRTGTVGKPLPGTEVRIADDGEILLRGPGIMQGYHKLPDKTEEVLESDGWFHTGDIGELSADGYLRITDRKKDLIKTSGGKYVAPAEVEGQFKAVCPFVSNILVHGADRNFCTALIALDGPTVLGWAAENGLEGKSYAEVVAAPQTVELIDGYVKRLNEGLQRWQTIKKFRLLPRDLDVEHGELTPSLKLKRPVVEREYQGLIDEMYAGSREA, from the coding sequence GTGAGCGACACACAGACCTTGATCGACAACCGGCCGCCCTCCGTGGCGTCCCTCTTCATCGACCGCGTGGCGGCGACCCCGGACGGGGAGGCGTACCGCTATCCGGTGCCGTCCGCCTCGGGCGAGGGGCCCGACGACTGGAAGTCGCTGAGCTGGGGCCAGGCCGCTGAGCGGGTCTACGCGATCGCCGCCGGGCTGATCGCGCTCGGCGTGCAGCCGGAGGAGCGGGTCGCCCTCTCCTCGGCCACCCGGGTGGAGTGGGTCCTCATCGACCTCGGGGTGATGTGCGCGGGCGCCGCGACCACGACGATCTACCCCTCCACGAACGCCGAGGAGTCCGCGTTCATCCTCGCCGACTCCGAGAGCCGGATCCTCATCGCGGAGGACGCCGAGCAGCTGGCGAAGGCCCGCGAGCGCCGTGCCGAACTGCCCGACCTCGCCCATGTCGTCGTCATCGACCCGGCCGGCGCCGAGCCCGCCGAGGACGATCCCGAGGGCTGGATCGTCACCCTCGCGGACCTGGAGGCCCGGGGCGGCGAGCTGCTCGCCAAGACCCCGGACGCGGTGACCGAGCGGGTCGCCGCCATCACCGCCGACCAGCTCGCGACCCTCATCTACACCTCCGGCACCACCGGCCGGCCCAAGGGCGTACGGCTGCCGCACGACAACTGGTCGTACATGGCCAAGGCCACCGTCTCGACCGGCCTCATCAACGCCGACGACGTGCAGTACCTCTGGCTGCCGCTCGCCCACGTCTTCGGCAAGGTCCTCACCTCGGGCCAGATCGAGGTCGGCCACGTCACGGCGATCGACGGCCGCATCGACAAGATCATCGAGAACCTGCCGGTCGTCCAGCCGACCTACATGGCCGCCGTTCCCCGGATCTTCGAGAAGGTCTACAACGGGGTCGCTTCCAAGGCGCGTGCGGGCGGCGGCGCCAAGTACAAGATCTTCCAGTGGGCGGCGGGGGTGGCCCGCGAGTACGCCAAGGTCTCCCAGGACACCTTCCGGCGCACCGGCAAGGCGTCCGTCCCCTTCGCACTCGGCGCCAAGCACAAGGTCGCCGACGCGCTCGTCTTCTCCAAGATCCGCGAGGCCTTCGGCGGCCGGCTGCGCGCCTGCGTCTCCGGCTCCGCCGCCCTCGCGCCGGACATCGGCTACTTCTTCGCGGGCGCCGGGGTGCACATCCTGGAGGGCTACGGCCTCACCGAGAGCAGCGCCGCCTCCTTCGTCAACCCGGGCGAGGCCTACCGCACCGGCACCGTCGGCAAGCCGCTCCCCGGCACCGAGGTGCGCATCGCGGACGACGGCGAGATCCTGCTGCGCGGCCCCGGCATCATGCAGGGCTACCACAAGCTGCCCGACAAGACCGAGGAGGTCCTGGAGTCGGACGGCTGGTTCCACACCGGGGACATCGGCGAGCTGTCGGCCGACGGCTACCTGCGCATCACCGACCGCAAGAAGGACCTGATCAAGACGTCGGGCGGCAAGTACGTCGCCCCGGCGGAGGTCGAGGGCCAGTTCAAGGCGGTCTGCCCGTTCGTCTCCAACATCCTGGTGCACGGCGCGGACCGTAACTTCTGCACCGCGCTCATCGCACTCGACGGCCCCACCGTCCTCGGCTGGGCCGCGGAGAACGGCCTGGAGGGCAAGTCGTACGCGGAGGTCGTCGCTGCCCCGCAGACCGTCGAGCTGATCGACGGCTACGTCAAGCGCCTCAACGAGGGCCTCCAGCGCTGGCAGACCATCAAGAAGTTCCGGCTGCTGCCGCGCGACCTGGACGTCGAGCACGGCGAGCTGACCCCCAGCCTCAAGCTTAAGCGGCCGGTCGTCGAGCGCGAGTACCAGGGGCTCATCGACGAGATGTACGCGGGCTCACGAGAGGCCTGA
- a CDS encoding pyridoxamine 5'-phosphate oxidase family protein, protein MTEYEPPRSREQRTQDVLERLRQDEDAWVATASPDGVPTLVPLSFLWEDGTGTLVMATRRTNPTAVNATPRGPIRITLGHTRDVVLIEGEARIVEAADLPTATKDAFAAKLRGWRPHGPRWVFLRVTPRTVRAWREENELADRDLMHTGTWLV, encoded by the coding sequence ATGACCGAGTACGAACCCCCGCGCAGCCGGGAGCAGCGCACGCAGGACGTCCTGGAGCGCCTGCGGCAGGACGAGGACGCATGGGTGGCGACGGCGTCCCCGGACGGCGTTCCCACCCTGGTGCCGCTGTCGTTCCTCTGGGAGGACGGCACCGGCACGCTGGTGATGGCCACCCGGCGGACCAACCCGACGGCCGTCAACGCGACTCCCCGCGGACCGATCCGGATCACCCTGGGCCACACACGCGACGTGGTGCTGATCGAGGGCGAGGCGCGGATCGTGGAAGCGGCGGACCTTCCCACCGCGACCAAGGACGCCTTCGCCGCGAAACTCCGGGGCTGGAGACCGCACGGCCCGCGCTGGGTGTTTCTGCGTGTCACCCCCCGTACCGTGCGCGCCTGGCGTGAGGAGAACGAACTCGCCGACCGCGACCTGATGCACACCGGAACCTGGCTGGTCTGA
- the lepA gene encoding translation elongation factor 4, which translates to MPATPSNVPEPSRTDPALIRNFCIIAHIDHGKSTLADRMLQLTGVVDQRQMRAQYLDRMDIERERGITIKSQAVRLPWAPTEGEDKGLTHVLNMIDTPGHVDFTYEVSRSLAACEGTILLVDAAQGIEAQTLANLYLAMENDLTIVPVLNKIDLPAAQPEKFSEELANLIGCQPEDVLKVSAKTGIGVDALLDRVVRDVPAPVGVADAPARAMIFDSVYDSYRGVVTYVRVVDGQLNKRERIRMMSTGATHELLEIGVSSPEMTPADGIGVGEVGYIITGVKDVRQSKVGDTITSLHNGAEEPLGGYKDPKPMVFSGLYPLDGSDYPDLREALDKLQLNDAALVYEPETSAALGFGFRVGFLGLLHLDVVRERLEREFGLDLIATAPNVVYRVEMEDGTEHTVTNPSEFPEGKIDKVHEPVVRATVLAPSEFIGAIMELCQGRRGTLLGMDYLSEDRVEIRYTLPLAEIVFDFFDQLKSKTRGYASLDYEPTGEQTANLVKVDILLHGDKVDAFSAVTHKDKAYAYGVRLVAKLQKLIPRQNFEVPIQAAIGARVIARETVRAIRKDVLAKCYGGDISRKRKLLEKQKEGKKRMKMVGNVEVPQDAFISVLSTDESAGDGKGKK; encoded by the coding sequence GTGCCCGCGACTCCTTCCAACGTGCCCGAGCCGAGCCGTACCGACCCGGCGCTGATCCGCAATTTCTGCATCATCGCGCACATCGACCACGGCAAGTCGACCCTTGCCGACCGGATGCTCCAGCTGACCGGTGTGGTCGACCAGCGGCAGATGCGTGCTCAGTACCTCGACCGGATGGACATCGAGCGCGAGCGCGGCATCACCATCAAGTCCCAGGCGGTCCGGCTGCCCTGGGCGCCCACCGAGGGCGAGGACAAGGGGCTGACCCACGTCCTCAACATGATCGACACCCCGGGCCACGTGGACTTCACCTACGAGGTCTCCCGTTCGCTCGCCGCCTGCGAGGGCACGATCCTGCTGGTCGACGCCGCGCAGGGCATCGAGGCCCAGACGCTGGCCAACCTCTACCTCGCGATGGAGAACGACCTCACCATCGTCCCGGTGCTCAACAAGATCGACCTCCCGGCCGCCCAGCCGGAGAAGTTCTCCGAGGAGCTGGCCAACCTCATCGGCTGCCAGCCCGAGGACGTGCTCAAGGTCTCCGCCAAGACCGGCATCGGCGTGGACGCGCTGCTGGACCGGGTCGTGCGCGACGTCCCGGCCCCGGTCGGCGTCGCGGACGCGCCCGCCCGCGCGATGATCTTCGACTCGGTCTACGACTCGTACCGCGGTGTCGTCACCTACGTCCGTGTCGTCGACGGCCAGCTGAACAAGCGCGAGCGCATCAGGATGATGTCGACCGGCGCCACCCACGAGCTGCTGGAGATCGGGGTGTCCTCCCCGGAGATGACCCCGGCCGACGGCATCGGCGTGGGCGAGGTCGGCTACATCATCACCGGTGTGAAGGACGTCCGGCAGTCCAAGGTCGGTGACACGATCACCTCCCTGCACAACGGGGCAGAGGAGCCGCTGGGCGGTTACAAGGACCCGAAGCCGATGGTGTTCTCCGGGCTCTACCCGCTGGACGGCTCCGACTACCCGGACCTGCGCGAGGCGCTGGACAAGCTCCAGCTCAACGACGCCGCCCTGGTCTACGAGCCGGAGACCTCCGCCGCGCTCGGCTTCGGTTTCCGTGTCGGCTTCCTCGGCCTGCTCCACCTGGACGTGGTCCGGGAGCGGCTGGAGCGCGAGTTCGGTCTCGACCTGATCGCCACCGCCCCGAACGTGGTCTACCGGGTCGAGATGGAGGACGGCACCGAGCACACCGTCACCAACCCGAGCGAGTTCCCCGAGGGCAAGATCGACAAGGTGCACGAGCCGGTCGTGCGGGCGACGGTGCTGGCCCCGAGCGAGTTCATCGGCGCGATCATGGAGCTCTGCCAGGGGCGGCGCGGCACCCTGCTCGGCATGGACTACCTCTCCGAGGACCGGGTCGAGATCCGCTACACCCTGCCGCTCGCGGAGATCGTCTTCGACTTCTTCGACCAGCTGAAGTCCAAGACCCGCGGGTACGCCTCCCTCGACTACGAGCCCACCGGCGAGCAGACGGCCAACCTCGTCAAGGTCGACATCCTGCTGCACGGCGACAAGGTGGACGCGTTCTCCGCGGTCACGCACAAGGACAAGGCGTACGCGTACGGCGTCCGGCTCGTCGCCAAGCTGCAGAAGCTCATCCCCCGGCAGAACTTCGAGGTGCCGATCCAGGCGGCGATCGGCGCCCGGGTCATCGCCCGTGAGACCGTCCGCGCCATCCGCAAGGACGTCCTCGCCAAGTGCTACGGCGGTGACATCTCCCGTAAGCGGAAGCTGCTGGAGAAGCAGAAGGAAGGCAAGAAGCGGATGAAGATGGTCGGCAACGTGGAGGTTCCGCAGGACGCCTTCATCTCCGTCCTGTCGACCGACGAGTCCGCGGGGGACGGCAAGGGCAAGAAGTAG